Part of the Quercus robur chromosome 5, dhQueRobu3.1, whole genome shotgun sequence genome, TTTATAACTgctagttcattttttttttattcacatcaTTGGTAGTTTTGCAGTTCAAGTCAGCTTAGACGCCTTCGTCTTGTATGTTGCTATAGCATTTTGGATGAGGGATTGAGCAAAGTGGCTGCAAAACTTTCATTATTGGAGGAGCTGGACATTACGCTTTGTTCCTTGTCAAAAGAATCTCTGGAAGTTGTGGGGCGCTGTTGTCCTCTTTTGAAATCATTCAAATGGAATCAGCAGTGGTATGCTACTGGACTTTCTCAGACAGAGTGTGATGAGGAGGCAATTGCTATTGCAAAGAACATGCCCGAATTACGCCAACTCCAGCTTATTGGAAATCAGCTGACAAATGATGGTTTGCAGGCCGTACTTGATGGTTGTCCTCACCTCGAATCACTTGACCTAAGGAAATGTTTCAATGTCACTCTGTCAGGAAATTTGGGAAGAATATGTGCTGAAAGGATTAAAAACCTGCGTCATCCCAATGATTCCACTGATGACTATGGTTTCGTCGCTGATGATGGATCTTTTGATGAAGGCTTGGATATTGTTTATTCCCTAGATTACACTGAGGATGATGAAGTCGTTGATGACATTCATGATGATGGATCTTTTGATGATGACTCGGACTATGATCCCACCGACTTATATTAATGATTTgggagatttttattttgactagTGCTTTTGTACAGTGCATCTAAACAAAATGACTTTTGTGCTGcacttattttgaatatttagtATTAGTAATACTTTAGTTATTAGATCTGAAATTTTAATATAGTTTCTATCCCTGCAAATGCCTTCTTACATTTCAGCGAAACTTATACATCTACTTTTGAAGGTGGAAAAATTAGAGTTAAACAAATAGTGTAAAACCTCCTGGTTGGATTtacttgaaaaaatattttggattcATCATGTGACTAATTTTTATGTCAAGCAAATTTGACAGAGCCTGTTGTTCTCAACAATCCAtggatatataaatataaatataaatacatatatatatatatatatatatatatatttatatataaaagtgctcctgttatattttgttttaaaacctTCTCTAGAGAGACTTTCGGGTTTTATGAACTACAATAACATTCATTTTTCCGCGGTTACTTTGCCTTGGATAATGTAATCACTTTCTTAAACTTCTCTTCTGCGTTGTTTTATTGGAGATAACTTTAATAGATCTacattttgattatatatatcaTCACTTATCatacattttaattaaaagggaaaagggtggaaaaaagtgttgtaattatCCTTTAaagtaagaaaagaaatgaGTTTGCAAATATGCCATGAATTTTCTCCCAACAAAGGGAATCTTGTTTGGAAATTCTCATCcacaataaagaagaaaatgatcAATAGTCTCCTCACTTATTTTGTACGTACAATATCAGTCTTATTTATATGTGTTTTCTTAAATTCACTATTGTTAGCAGCTTGTTGGCACTCCCTTATACACAGAGTGCTTGGGGTTTAGGGAAAAAGAGTTCAAGATGCGGGGTTAGcagtatgttgtaattatctctaaaaaaaaaatcattattgttAAGATTCTCTTTAAATGTGCGGGTTCAAATTAatttaactagtaaagtctcatatTACCATATAAGAGATTTAAGATTCAAGCATTGCTTATGCTAAAAATTAATTCGTGTCTTAACTAAATATaagttataaattaatttatgcCTTAGCtagataatagaaaaaaattatccCTCAATAAAAACACATTTATTATGAAAAGACTAAAAAGTGTAATATCAAGGACTCCACACTTTTTGATTAACTTTATTACCGACTGCTAAAGTGTCGTTACGTTCTTTTCGGTAATTGAAGGTATATTTTcggaattaaaaaattacacccatatttattctaaaaaaaaaaaaatcaaaatcaaaaccgcCCAACTGCacaggaattaaaaaaaaaaaaaaaaaaaatcatatcaagccctatatatatatatatatatatgggataACGTTTGATTTTCTTCCATTCTCGTCTCTTTTCTCAGGCGATATTAATCACAGTAGGTGTGCGTTTAGGTtgcacttaaaaattaaaattattttattatttaacttatttttataattattcataatttaaCTATACTTTTAATGTTATTTATGGTCCCAtcatactattttaatttttatctttatttataatatttttaacaataatttttcacttttaacaaaaataaacggGATTTAGATAcccaataccaaaaaaaaaaaaaaccttagaaaTATCATCATGGAAGAAATATCATTACCACTCCACTgcccaaatcaaaatcaaatgcaaaaaatacCAATTTCGagaaaacccaaatcccaaaatGCCACCGAAGAAAGTTTGGAAGAAAAAAGAGCcttttcctcctcctcctcctcctccttctgcTCCATTTTCTGCTCCTTCTTCATCTTCGAAAaagcaaactaagaaagtatggaggaagaaaaaggagaccACCCGGAACTGGCTGGAACTCCCAAGGGACGTGACGGCGTCGATTCTACACAGACTCGGGGCAGTCGAGATACTGGAGACCGCGCAGAAGGTGTGCATGCTGTGGCGCAGTCTCTGCAAAGACCCCTCCATGTGGCGCGCCATCGACATGCGCAATAGCTACTGCACACGTAGTCTCGGTGACCCCATTAACATGCCAATGCGATACTGTCTCGAGAAGATGTGCATTCACGCCATCGATCGCAGTTTCGGCCAGCTGCTAGATATCAACATCGAGAACTTTGGCTCAGACGAGCTCCTCATCTACATTGCCCAAAggtacattttttatttttttatttttttttccatctcgATTTGTGATATATCTGTTTGATTTTGTTCTATTCATTTGATTTTGGTGTAATTTGATTTGTTAAAGTAcgaatttttatgtgttttaaaTGACAATTTTGTACTatgaaataataattattaagtcTACTGTTCAACTAATGAACCAGTGGACTAGTTTTGTTGACTACGAAAAGTACTCCTAAAATACTATTGTTTTGGACCACTTGAACAAAGATCTCAATAGGTCACACCCATGACTACTGCTGACTCTCCCAGTTGTCCATATACCCCAAGCTACCCCACACCTATGACTCTTCAAAGTACCACGACCATTTCCTCAATAATGCTTGATTGAAGAACACACTCTGCAGCTTGTTCACCCCTTAAATCCAACCTTTCGAAGTTATATTCAAACTACAGACCCTGTACCTAAATCTACAAGTATTATTAAACTTTAAGCACACCACAAGCACATGTATACAGGTtgtttctaatttgtcctacacCAATGATCACTTGTatcaaagagagaaataactttacttgttctttcttcttcagtaAAATTTGGGGTGCTATTAGTTTTGTCACTCTTTAACAAAATGAGTGGTTGTTACAACCACATTGTAcctctttttttggatattaaATGCACATTGAACCAAATATCAATTGACGAAATAAGTAATTTGCATCTTCAACAATTTGCAACAACattgaaccctttttttttttttttggttatttgggCAAGCTTGCTTATGTTGTTAGCTGACACATGGTCACAAGTACTTGGATTGATAGCTTCAAAGTTAGGTAGGAAGCTTGGGTGATTTGGCCTAGAGAATGTTCCCAACTagttatgttgttttcttttctttcaaagaTTTTTCTGTGTACAATAGAAAATAGACAGCTTACCAATACATTGCAGCCCTCTTATAGAATTATGAGTCACACTGGACTGGAGGTCCTAAAGAAAATCTCTTTGATGACTTACTGCAGTTCACAATCTATATGGTGGGTTCAAGCTATTTGCCTCCAATATAGAATTTGTAGCTGCAGAATTCTTCCACATTTTTGTATTGACTTGTCTGTTTATAACTTCAAGTTCATTTTTTATCACATCCTTGGTATTTATGCAGTTCAAGTCAGCTTAGACGCCTTCGTCTTGTATGTTGCGATAGCATTTCAGAAAAGGCATTGAGGGAAGCAGCTGCAAAACTTCCATTATTGGAGGAGCTAGGCATTACGCTTTTTTTATTGCCAAAAGAATCTCTGGAAGATGTGGGGCGCTGTTGTCCTCTTTTGAAATCATTGAAATGGAATCAGAAGTGGGATGCTGCTGACAAAGAGTGTGATGAGGAGGCGGTTGCTATTGCAAAGAACATGTGCGAATTACATCACCTCCAGCTTATTGGAAATCAGCTGACTAATGATGGCTTGCAGGCCATACTTGATGGTTGTCCTCACCTTGAATCACTTGACTTAAGGAGATGTTTCAATGTCACTTTGTCAGGCAATTTGGGGAGAAGATGTGCTGAACGGATTAAAAACTTGCGGCATCCCAATGATTCCATGGATGGTTATGAATTCATTGCTGAACAGAGCTTGTATCTTTCCAGTGATTCCACTGATGACTATGAATTCGTTGATGACATTTATGATGATGATGGATCTTTTGATGATGACTTTGATGACATTCATGATGAAGATGGATCTTTTGGTGATGAATATGAATTTGTTGCTGACATACATGATGATGATGGATCTTCTAATGAGGAATCCAACCACATTCATGATGATGATGGATCTTTTGATGATGACACAGACAACAttcatgatgatgatgaatcttttgatgatgaCTCTGACGACATTCATGATGATGATGGATCATTTGATGATGACTCTGATAACAATCCCATCGACTCTgatgatgatgaatcttttgatgacgACCCCGATGATGATGGATCATTTGATGATGACTCTGATAACAATCCCATTGACTCCgatgatgatgaatcttttggtGATGACCTCGATAATGGtgaatcttttgatgatgaCTCTGATAACGATCCTATCTACTAGTATCCAATTAATGACCTCAGAGTTTTTTGGCTAGTCCTTTTGTATAGTGCATCTACACAAAATGACTTTTGTGCTatacttttgaatattttgtGTTAGGAGTACTTTGGTgattagatttgaaatttttatttatagtcTCTAATTAACTAATATATCATATCTCTGAAAATGCTATTCAGTAAACGTATCATTACATTCCAGCAAgtcttaaattattaaataaccTCATAGCTggacttttgttttgtttttattattattattattattattattaatttttctaattcgataattacaacttacaacaaGGAATGtgggatttgaattttggatgTTATGGACACACGATAAAGtgcaaattaattaagttacaagactcttaacttataaaatattt contains:
- the LOC126726617 gene encoding F-box protein SKIP19-like isoform X2, with the translated sequence MPPKKVWKKKEPFPPPPPPPSAPFSAPSSSSKKQTKKVWRKKKETTRNWLELPRDVTASILHRLGAVEILETAQKVCMLWRSLCKDPSMWRAIDMRNSYCTRSLGDPINMPMRYCLEKMCIHAIDRSFGQLLDINIENFGSDELLIYIAQSSSQLRRLRLVCCDSISEKALREAAAKLPLLEELGITLFLLPKESLEDVGRCCPLLKSLKWNQKWDAADKECDEEAVAIAKNMCELHHLQLIGNQLTNDGLQAILDGCPHLESLDLRRCFNVTLSGNLGRRCAERIKNLRHPNDSMDGYEFIAEQSLYLSSDSTDDYEFVDDIYDDDGSFDDDFDDIHDEDGSFGDEYEFVADIHDDDGSSNEESNHIHDDDGSFDDDTDNIHDDDESFDDDSDDIHDDDGSFDDDSDNNPIDSDDDESFDDDPDDDGSFDDDSDNNPIDSDDDESFGDDLDNGESFDDDSDNDPIY
- the LOC126726617 gene encoding F-box protein SKIP19-like isoform X5 is translated as MPPDRAWKKMKSPSSSSASSSSSSEECRNWLELPRDVTVSILQRLGTIEILETAQKVCMLWRNISKDPSMWNSIDIRNLGVMDYDLEKMCIHAIDRSCGHLQDINIEYFGTDKLLAYITQSSSQLRRLRLVCCDSISEKALREAAAKLPLLEELGITLFLLPKESLEDVGRCCPLLKSLKWNQKWDAADKECDEEAVAIAKNMCELHHLQLIGNQLTNDGLQAILDGCPHLESLDLRRCFNVTLSGNLGRRCAERIKNLRHPNDSMDGYEFIAEQSLYLSSDSTDDYEFVDDIYDDDGSFDDDFDDIHDEDGSFGDEYEFVADIHDDDGSSNEESNHIHDDDGSFDDDTDNIHDDDESFDDDSDDIHDDDGSFDDDSDNNPIDSDDDESFDDDPDDDGSFDDDSDNNPIDSDDDESFGDDLDNGESFDDDSDNDPIY
- the LOC126726617 gene encoding F-box protein SKIP19-like isoform X1 — its product is MKYCPICIGISKNVSQTSPNPRKIPFSLLNVIKTFPMPPDRAWKKMKSPSSSSSSEECRNWLELPRDVTVSILQRLGTIEILETAQKVCMLWRNISKDPSMWNSIDMRNLGDLHEMDCDLEKMCIHAIDRSCGHLQDINIEYFGTDKLLAYITQSSSQLRRLRLVCCDSISEKALREAAAKLPLLEELGITLFLLPKESLEDVGRCCPLLKSLKWNQKWDAADKECDEEAVAIAKNMCELHHLQLIGNQLTNDGLQAILDGCPHLESLDLRRCFNVTLSGNLGRRCAERIKNLRHPNDSMDGYEFIAEQSLYLSSDSTDDYEFVDDIYDDDGSFDDDFDDIHDEDGSFGDEYEFVADIHDDDGSSNEESNHIHDDDGSFDDDTDNIHDDDESFDDDSDDIHDDDGSFDDDSDNNPIDSDDDESFDDDPDDDGSFDDDSDNNPIDSDDDESFGDDLDNGESFDDDSDNDPIY
- the LOC126726617 gene encoding F-box protein SKIP19-like isoform X3 encodes the protein MPPDRAWKKMKSPSSSSASSSSSSEECRNWLELPRDVTVSILQRLGTIEILETAQKVCMLWRNISKDPSMWNSIDMRNLGDLHEMDCDLEKMCIHAIDRSCGHLQDINIEYFGTDKLLAYITQSSSQLRRLRLVCCDSISEKALREAAAKLPLLEELGITLFLLPKESLEDVGRCCPLLKSLKWNQKWDAADKECDEEAVAIAKNMCELHHLQLIGNQLTNDGLQAILDGCPHLESLDLRRCFNVTLSGNLGRRCAERIKNLRHPNDSMDGYEFIAEQSLYLSSDSTDDYEFVDDIYDDDGSFDDDFDDIHDEDGSFGDEYEFVADIHDDDGSSNEESNHIHDDDGSFDDDTDNIHDDDESFDDDSDDIHDDDGSFDDDSDNNPIDSDDDESFDDDPDDDGSFDDDSDNNPIDSDDDESFGDDLDNGESFDDDSDNDPIY
- the LOC126726617 gene encoding F-box protein SKIP19-like isoform X4, translating into MPPDRAWKKMKSPSSSSASSSSSSEECRNWLELPRDVTVSILQRLGTIEILETAQKVCMLWRNISKDPSMWNSIDIRNLGVMDYDLEKMCIHAIDRSCGHLQDIHIENFGADNLLAYITQSSSQLRRLRLVCCDSISEKALREAAAKLPLLEELGITLFLLPKESLEDVGRCCPLLKSLKWNQKWDAADKECDEEAVAIAKNMCELHHLQLIGNQLTNDGLQAILDGCPHLESLDLRRCFNVTLSGNLGRRCAERIKNLRHPNDSMDGYEFIAEQSLYLSSDSTDDYEFVDDIYDDDGSFDDDFDDIHDEDGSFGDEYEFVADIHDDDGSSNEESNHIHDDDGSFDDDTDNIHDDDESFDDDSDDIHDDDGSFDDDSDNNPIDSDDDESFDDDPDDDGSFDDDSDNNPIDSDDDESFGDDLDNGESFDDDSDNDPIY